A region from the Phycodurus eques isolate BA_2022a chromosome 12, UOR_Pequ_1.1, whole genome shotgun sequence genome encodes:
- the ube2al gene encoding ubiquitin conjugating enzyme E2 A, like isoform X2, with product MSTPARRRLMRDFKRLQEDPPAGVSGAPSENNIMVWNAVIFGPEGTPFEDVYADGSICLDILQNRWSPTYDVSSILTSIQSLLDEPNPNSPANSQAAQLYQENKREYEKRVSAIVERSWRDS from the exons ATGTCCACACCGGCGAGAAGAAGACTCATGAGAGATTTTAAACG GCTACAAGAGGACCCCCCAGCTGGTGTCAGTGGAGCCCCATCAGAAAACAACATCATGGTGTGGAATGCAGTCATTTTTGG CCCTGAAGGAACTCCATTTGAAGATG TCTATGCAGATGGCAGTATTTGTTTGGACATCCTCCAAAATCGATGGAGCCCCACTTATGATGTGTCTTCTATTCTTACGTCCATCCAG TCTTTGCTGGATGAGCCCAACCCCAACAGTCCGGCCAACAGCCAGGCGGCTCAGCTGTACCAGGAGAACAAGCGCGAGTACGAGAAGAGAGTTTCCGCCATCGTAGAACGCAGCTGGCGAGACAGTTGA
- the ube2al gene encoding ubiquitin conjugating enzyme E2 A, like isoform X1: protein MSTPARRRLMRDFKRLQEDPPAGVSGAPSENNIMVWNAVIFGPEGTPFEDGTFKLIVEFTEEYPNKPPTVRFVSKMFHPNVYADGSICLDILQNRWSPTYDVSSILTSIQSLLDEPNPNSPANSQAAQLYQENKREYEKRVSAIVERSWRDS from the exons ATGTCCACACCGGCGAGAAGAAGACTCATGAGAGATTTTAAACG GCTACAAGAGGACCCCCCAGCTGGTGTCAGTGGAGCCCCATCAGAAAACAACATCATGGTGTGGAATGCAGTCATTTTTGG CCCTGAAGGAACTCCATTTGAAGATG GCACATTTAAACTAATTGTCGAGTTCACAGAAGAATACCCTAACAAACCTCCTACAGTGCGATTTGTGTCAAAGATGTTTCATCCTAATG TCTATGCAGATGGCAGTATTTGTTTGGACATCCTCCAAAATCGATGGAGCCCCACTTATGATGTGTCTTCTATTCTTACGTCCATCCAG TCTTTGCTGGATGAGCCCAACCCCAACAGTCCGGCCAACAGCCAGGCGGCTCAGCTGTACCAGGAGAACAAGCGCGAGTACGAGAAGAGAGTTTCCGCCATCGTAGAACGCAGCTGGCGAGACAGTTGA
- the ing1 gene encoding inhibitor of growth protein 1, which yields MLNATNGDPGHVVVNYVEEYLDLVESLPFDLQRSVSLMKEIDARYQDVLKELEDAYERYHKESDSPQRHKLQVSIQRALIRSQELGDEKIQIAGQMVELVENRTRQLDWHSELLVSSQEAPESHIATTASLVTAAASMISSSSSSSTATPSKTSHHDKKRDEVTPSSAGGDKASGKRSRRQKNGESRESYGGLDAAEDVGAGASREKRAKTSSKKKKRSKGKSEREVSPPDLPIDPDEPTYCLCEQVSYGEMIGCDNDECPIEWFHFSCVGLHHKPKGKWYCPKCRGENEKTMDKALERAKKERAYNR from the exons ATGTTGAACGCCACGAATGGCGACCCTGGTCATGTTGTTGTCAATTATGTGGAAGAGTACTTGGACCTGGTGGAGTCACTCCCCTTTGATTTGCAGAGGAGTGTGTCCCTCATGAAGGAAATTGATGCCAGATATCAAG ACGTTCTGAAGGAGCTTGAGGATGCGTACGAGCGGTATCACAAGGAATCGGATTCACCTCAGAGGCACAAGCTGCAGGTGTCCATCCAGAGGGCGCTGATCCGCAGTCAGGAGCTCGGAGATGAGAAGATTCAGATTGCTGGACAAATG GTGGAGCTGGTGGAGAACCGAACTCGGCAGTTAGATTGGCATTCCGAACTCCTCGTCTCCTCCCAAGAAGCGCCAGAGAGTCACATCGCCACAACAGCATCCTTGGTGACTGCAGCAGCGTCCATGATCTCGTCATCCTCGTCTTCGTCCACCGCCACGCCGAGCAAAACGAGCCACCATGACAAGAAGCGCGACGAGGTCACGCCGAGCTCGGCGGGAGGAGACAAAGCCAGCGGCAAGCGCTCCAGGCGGCAGAAGAACGGCGAGAGCAGGGAGAGCTACGGCGGCCTGGACGCCGCAGAGGACGTCGGTGCCGGGGCGTCCCGGGAGAAGAGGGCCAAGACCTCgtctaagaagaagaagaggtccAAGGGGAAGTCCGAGCGGGAGGTGTCGCCGCCGGACCTGCCCATTGACCCCGACGAGCCCACGTACTGCCTGTGCGAGCAGGTGTCTTACGGCGAGATGATCGGCTGCGACAATGACGAGTGTCCCATCGAGTGGTTCCACTTCTCCTGCGTGGGCCTCCATCACAAGCCCAAAGGCAAGTGGTACTGCCCAAAGTGTCGCGGCGAGAATGAGAAGACCATGGACAAAGCCTTGGAGAGGGCCAAGAAGGAACGGGCGTACAACAGGTAG
- the naxd gene encoding ATP-dependent (S)-NAD(P)H-hydrate dehydratase isoform X1: protein MLLNNTTRGFLWSDAETRTLLNIWGEQDVQEALDGNFRNSFVYRDVSRRLAAMGFERTPEQCRVRIKSLKRQYLLAKEGNLRNNRQYHKIAKFYDTMERILSNRPALDPQEFIDGGPGGEEAVDGLDEDADDAQDVYSESTGDCPFPAETEVKLEYPSIPIPIPVKVTVGNNSSSERPPNSSQLAANCSASTPKQRRRRRANFPMERLMEQFLKQSSQAEDNFYRMEERRLQAEDNRREAEHARELHMLQMLGQMFSNISSARPGSTAAPPPHSKTAVPTHAPVFSQPLPSFTRRQPSPPTDSLAKQGQLLKSDPHALVLERRYSLAPPSDGGMEEHVLSLVKKIVPPLSRNKHKGQDGRIGIIGGCQDYTGAPYFAAISALKVGADLSHVFCTKDAAAVIKSYSPELIVHPVLDGPNAVEEIEKWLPRLHSLVVGPGLGREDFLLKTAKEVIEKSKARDIPIVIDADGLWLVTKQPSVIRGYQKGIVTPNFMEFTRLYETLQHKAVDSVDHRSSVLQLSETLGNVTVLLKGEKDLIADGSTVVACSTEGSARRCGGQGDLLSGSAGVLAHWAHAASQAGLITGVNPSVVAAMGASSLTRQCNRQAFQRHGRSTTTSDMILEIGPVFKNLFER, encoded by the exons ATGCTGCTCAACAACACAACGCGGGGCTTTCTGTGGTCGGACGCGGAGACGAGGACGTTGCTGAACATCTGGGGGGAGCAGGACGTTCAGGAGGCGCTGGACGGCAACTTCCGCAACAGCTTCGTCTACCGCGACGTGTCCCGGCGGCTGGCGGCGATGGGGTTCGAGCGCACGCCGGAGCAGTGCAGGGTGCGGATTAAGAGCCTCAAAAGACAATACTTGCTCGCCAAGGAGGGCAATCTGCGCAACAACAGGCAGTATCACAAGATCGCCAAGTTCTACGACACCATGGAGAGGATCCTGAGCAACCGGCCCGCCCTTGACCCCCAAGAGTTCATAGATGGCGGGCCGGGAGGGGAGGAGGCCGTGGACGGCTTGGATGAGGATGCGGATGATGCTCAGGATGTGTACTCCGAGAGTACTGGGGACTGCCCCTTCCCCGCAGAGACTGAAGTCAAGCTGGAGTACCCCAGTATCCCCATCCCCATCCCGGTTAAAGTCACAGTGGGCAATAACA GTTCATCGGAAAGACCTCCCAACAGCAGCCAGTTGGCAGCGAACTGCTCCGCCTCCACACCCAAgcagaggcggcggcggcgcgctAACTTCCCCATGGAGAGGCTAATGGAGCAGTTCCTGAAGCAGAGCTCGCAGGCCGAGGACAACTTCTACCGCATGGAGGAACGCCGCTTGCAGGCGGAGGACAACCGACGGGAGGCGGAGCACGCCAGGGAGCTGCACATGCTCCAGATGCTCGGGCAGATGTTCTCCAACATCTCCTCCGCCAGGCCGGGCTCGACGGCGGCGCCCCCTCCTCACTCCAAGACCGCCGTGCCCACCCACGCCCCCGTGTTCTCCCAACCCTTGCCGTCGTTTACACGCCGACAGCCCTCGCCCCCAACAGACAGTTTGGCCAAGCAGGGTCAGCTGTTGAAGTCGGACCCTCATGCATTAG TGTTGGAACGCCGCTACAGCCTGGCCCCGCCATCCGACGGGGGCATGGAGGAGCACGTCCTGTCTCTAGTGAAGAAGATAGTCCCTCCGCTGTCCAGAAACAAGCACAAAGGACAAGATGGCCGAATCGGGATCATCGGCGGATGCCAAGA CTACACTGGAGCGCCCTACTTTGCCGCCATCTCCGCATTGAAAGTG GGTGCGGACTTGTCCCACGTGTTCTGCACCAAAGACGCTGCAGCTGTAATCAAATCCTACAGCCCTGAACTCATAGTTCACCCTGTCCT GGACGGTCCTAACGCAGTGGAGGAAATCGAAAAATGGCTCCCGAGACTGCACAGCCTTGTGGTGGGACCCGGTCTAGGGAGAGAGGActtcttattaaaaacagctAAG GAGGTGATAGAGAAGTCCAAAGCAAGAGATATTCCAATCGTAATCGATGCG GACGGCTTATGGCTGGTCACAAAGCAGCCGTCTGTTATTCGGGGCTACCAGAAGGGCATCGTCACGCCCAACTTCATGGAGTTCACGCGACTGTACGAGACGCTG CAACACAAGGCCGTGGACAGCGTCGATCACCGTAGTAGCGTCCTGCAGCTCAGCGAAACCTTGGGAAACGTCACCGTGTTGCTCAAAGGAGAGAAGGATCTCATTGCAGATGGCAGCACTG tGGTCGCGTGCAGTACAGAGGGGAGCGCAAGGAGATGTGGAGGACAAGGTGATCTTTTGTCTGGATCTGCTGGTGTACTGGCACACTGGGCCCACGCCGCCTCTCAAGCGGGACTGATCACAGG TGTGAACCCGTCGGTGGTGGCAGCGATGGGGGCCTCTTCGCTCACCAGACAGTGCAACAGACAAGCCTTCCAGCGACACGGCAGGTCCACCACCACCTCAGACATGATCCTCGAGATTGGCCCAGTCTTCAAAAATCTATTTGAAAGATGA
- the naxd gene encoding ATP-dependent (S)-NAD(P)H-hydrate dehydratase isoform X2 — MTKRRKKGKKSHVQLKPCGSSERPPNSSQLAANCSASTPKQRRRRRANFPMERLMEQFLKQSSQAEDNFYRMEERRLQAEDNRREAEHARELHMLQMLGQMFSNISSARPGSTAAPPPHSKTAVPTHAPVFSQPLPSFTRRQPSPPTDSLAKQGQLLKSDPHALVLERRYSLAPPSDGGMEEHVLSLVKKIVPPLSRNKHKGQDGRIGIIGGCQDYTGAPYFAAISALKVGADLSHVFCTKDAAAVIKSYSPELIVHPVLDGPNAVEEIEKWLPRLHSLVVGPGLGREDFLLKTAKEVIEKSKARDIPIVIDADGLWLVTKQPSVIRGYQKGIVTPNFMEFTRLYETLQHKAVDSVDHRSSVLQLSETLGNVTVLLKGEKDLIADGSTVVACSTEGSARRCGGQGDLLSGSAGVLAHWAHAASQAGLITGVNPSVVAAMGASSLTRQCNRQAFQRHGRSTTTSDMILEIGPVFKNLFER, encoded by the exons ATGACAAAacgaagaaaaaaagggaaaaaaagccatGTTCAACTCaagccatgcg GTTCATCGGAAAGACCTCCCAACAGCAGCCAGTTGGCAGCGAACTGCTCCGCCTCCACACCCAAgcagaggcggcggcggcgcgctAACTTCCCCATGGAGAGGCTAATGGAGCAGTTCCTGAAGCAGAGCTCGCAGGCCGAGGACAACTTCTACCGCATGGAGGAACGCCGCTTGCAGGCGGAGGACAACCGACGGGAGGCGGAGCACGCCAGGGAGCTGCACATGCTCCAGATGCTCGGGCAGATGTTCTCCAACATCTCCTCCGCCAGGCCGGGCTCGACGGCGGCGCCCCCTCCTCACTCCAAGACCGCCGTGCCCACCCACGCCCCCGTGTTCTCCCAACCCTTGCCGTCGTTTACACGCCGACAGCCCTCGCCCCCAACAGACAGTTTGGCCAAGCAGGGTCAGCTGTTGAAGTCGGACCCTCATGCATTAG TGTTGGAACGCCGCTACAGCCTGGCCCCGCCATCCGACGGGGGCATGGAGGAGCACGTCCTGTCTCTAGTGAAGAAGATAGTCCCTCCGCTGTCCAGAAACAAGCACAAAGGACAAGATGGCCGAATCGGGATCATCGGCGGATGCCAAGA CTACACTGGAGCGCCCTACTTTGCCGCCATCTCCGCATTGAAAGTG GGTGCGGACTTGTCCCACGTGTTCTGCACCAAAGACGCTGCAGCTGTAATCAAATCCTACAGCCCTGAACTCATAGTTCACCCTGTCCT GGACGGTCCTAACGCAGTGGAGGAAATCGAAAAATGGCTCCCGAGACTGCACAGCCTTGTGGTGGGACCCGGTCTAGGGAGAGAGGActtcttattaaaaacagctAAG GAGGTGATAGAGAAGTCCAAAGCAAGAGATATTCCAATCGTAATCGATGCG GACGGCTTATGGCTGGTCACAAAGCAGCCGTCTGTTATTCGGGGCTACCAGAAGGGCATCGTCACGCCCAACTTCATGGAGTTCACGCGACTGTACGAGACGCTG CAACACAAGGCCGTGGACAGCGTCGATCACCGTAGTAGCGTCCTGCAGCTCAGCGAAACCTTGGGAAACGTCACCGTGTTGCTCAAAGGAGAGAAGGATCTCATTGCAGATGGCAGCACTG tGGTCGCGTGCAGTACAGAGGGGAGCGCAAGGAGATGTGGAGGACAAGGTGATCTTTTGTCTGGATCTGCTGGTGTACTGGCACACTGGGCCCACGCCGCCTCTCAAGCGGGACTGATCACAGG TGTGAACCCGTCGGTGGTGGCAGCGATGGGGGCCTCTTCGCTCACCAGACAGTGCAACAGACAAGCCTTCCAGCGACACGGCAGGTCCACCACCACCTCAGACATGATCCTCGAGATTGGCCCAGTCTTCAAAAATCTATTTGAAAGATGA
- the naxd gene encoding ATP-dependent (S)-NAD(P)H-hydrate dehydratase isoform X5: MTKRRKKGKKSHVQLKPCVLERRYSLAPPSDGGMEEHVLSLVKKIVPPLSRNKHKGQDGRIGIIGGCQDYTGAPYFAAISALKVGADLSHVFCTKDAAAVIKSYSPELIVHPVLDGPNAVEEIEKWLPRLHSLVVGPGLGREDFLLKTAKEVIEKSKARDIPIVIDADGLWLVTKQPSVIRGYQKGIVTPNFMEFTRLYETLQHKAVDSVDHRSSVLQLSETLGNVTVLLKGEKDLIADGSTVVACSTEGSARRCGGQGDLLSGSAGVLAHWAHAASQAGLITGVNPSVVAAMGASSLTRQCNRQAFQRHGRSTTTSDMILEIGPVFKNLFER, from the exons ATGACAAAacgaagaaaaaaagggaaaaaaagccatGTTCAACTCaagccatgcg TGTTGGAACGCCGCTACAGCCTGGCCCCGCCATCCGACGGGGGCATGGAGGAGCACGTCCTGTCTCTAGTGAAGAAGATAGTCCCTCCGCTGTCCAGAAACAAGCACAAAGGACAAGATGGCCGAATCGGGATCATCGGCGGATGCCAAGA CTACACTGGAGCGCCCTACTTTGCCGCCATCTCCGCATTGAAAGTG GGTGCGGACTTGTCCCACGTGTTCTGCACCAAAGACGCTGCAGCTGTAATCAAATCCTACAGCCCTGAACTCATAGTTCACCCTGTCCT GGACGGTCCTAACGCAGTGGAGGAAATCGAAAAATGGCTCCCGAGACTGCACAGCCTTGTGGTGGGACCCGGTCTAGGGAGAGAGGActtcttattaaaaacagctAAG GAGGTGATAGAGAAGTCCAAAGCAAGAGATATTCCAATCGTAATCGATGCG GACGGCTTATGGCTGGTCACAAAGCAGCCGTCTGTTATTCGGGGCTACCAGAAGGGCATCGTCACGCCCAACTTCATGGAGTTCACGCGACTGTACGAGACGCTG CAACACAAGGCCGTGGACAGCGTCGATCACCGTAGTAGCGTCCTGCAGCTCAGCGAAACCTTGGGAAACGTCACCGTGTTGCTCAAAGGAGAGAAGGATCTCATTGCAGATGGCAGCACTG tGGTCGCGTGCAGTACAGAGGGGAGCGCAAGGAGATGTGGAGGACAAGGTGATCTTTTGTCTGGATCTGCTGGTGTACTGGCACACTGGGCCCACGCCGCCTCTCAAGCGGGACTGATCACAGG TGTGAACCCGTCGGTGGTGGCAGCGATGGGGGCCTCTTCGCTCACCAGACAGTGCAACAGACAAGCCTTCCAGCGACACGGCAGGTCCACCACCACCTCAGACATGATCCTCGAGATTGGCCCAGTCTTCAAAAATCTATTTGAAAGATGA
- the naxd gene encoding ATP-dependent (S)-NAD(P)H-hydrate dehydratase isoform X3 has product MSRRICVQLTALIRTSSLGSSERPPNSSQLAANCSASTPKQRRRRRANFPMERLMEQFLKQSSQAEDNFYRMEERRLQAEDNRREAEHARELHMLQMLGQMFSNISSARPGSTAAPPPHSKTAVPTHAPVFSQPLPSFTRRQPSPPTDSLAKQGQLLKSDPHALVLERRYSLAPPSDGGMEEHVLSLVKKIVPPLSRNKHKGQDGRIGIIGGCQDYTGAPYFAAISALKVGADLSHVFCTKDAAAVIKSYSPELIVHPVLDGPNAVEEIEKWLPRLHSLVVGPGLGREDFLLKTAKEVIEKSKARDIPIVIDADGLWLVTKQPSVIRGYQKGIVTPNFMEFTRLYETLQHKAVDSVDHRSSVLQLSETLGNVTVLLKGEKDLIADGSTVVACSTEGSARRCGGQGDLLSGSAGVLAHWAHAASQAGLITGVNPSVVAAMGASSLTRQCNRQAFQRHGRSTTTSDMILEIGPVFKNLFER; this is encoded by the exons ATGAGCAGACGTATTTGTGTACAGTTGACAGCGTTGATACGCACTTCGAGTTTAG GTTCATCGGAAAGACCTCCCAACAGCAGCCAGTTGGCAGCGAACTGCTCCGCCTCCACACCCAAgcagaggcggcggcggcgcgctAACTTCCCCATGGAGAGGCTAATGGAGCAGTTCCTGAAGCAGAGCTCGCAGGCCGAGGACAACTTCTACCGCATGGAGGAACGCCGCTTGCAGGCGGAGGACAACCGACGGGAGGCGGAGCACGCCAGGGAGCTGCACATGCTCCAGATGCTCGGGCAGATGTTCTCCAACATCTCCTCCGCCAGGCCGGGCTCGACGGCGGCGCCCCCTCCTCACTCCAAGACCGCCGTGCCCACCCACGCCCCCGTGTTCTCCCAACCCTTGCCGTCGTTTACACGCCGACAGCCCTCGCCCCCAACAGACAGTTTGGCCAAGCAGGGTCAGCTGTTGAAGTCGGACCCTCATGCATTAG TGTTGGAACGCCGCTACAGCCTGGCCCCGCCATCCGACGGGGGCATGGAGGAGCACGTCCTGTCTCTAGTGAAGAAGATAGTCCCTCCGCTGTCCAGAAACAAGCACAAAGGACAAGATGGCCGAATCGGGATCATCGGCGGATGCCAAGA CTACACTGGAGCGCCCTACTTTGCCGCCATCTCCGCATTGAAAGTG GGTGCGGACTTGTCCCACGTGTTCTGCACCAAAGACGCTGCAGCTGTAATCAAATCCTACAGCCCTGAACTCATAGTTCACCCTGTCCT GGACGGTCCTAACGCAGTGGAGGAAATCGAAAAATGGCTCCCGAGACTGCACAGCCTTGTGGTGGGACCCGGTCTAGGGAGAGAGGActtcttattaaaaacagctAAG GAGGTGATAGAGAAGTCCAAAGCAAGAGATATTCCAATCGTAATCGATGCG GACGGCTTATGGCTGGTCACAAAGCAGCCGTCTGTTATTCGGGGCTACCAGAAGGGCATCGTCACGCCCAACTTCATGGAGTTCACGCGACTGTACGAGACGCTG CAACACAAGGCCGTGGACAGCGTCGATCACCGTAGTAGCGTCCTGCAGCTCAGCGAAACCTTGGGAAACGTCACCGTGTTGCTCAAAGGAGAGAAGGATCTCATTGCAGATGGCAGCACTG tGGTCGCGTGCAGTACAGAGGGGAGCGCAAGGAGATGTGGAGGACAAGGTGATCTTTTGTCTGGATCTGCTGGTGTACTGGCACACTGGGCCCACGCCGCCTCTCAAGCGGGACTGATCACAGG TGTGAACCCGTCGGTGGTGGCAGCGATGGGGGCCTCTTCGCTCACCAGACAGTGCAACAGACAAGCCTTCCAGCGACACGGCAGGTCCACCACCACCTCAGACATGATCCTCGAGATTGGCCCAGTCTTCAAAAATCTATTTGAAAGATGA
- the naxd gene encoding ATP-dependent (S)-NAD(P)H-hydrate dehydratase isoform X6: MSRRICVQLTALIRTSSLVLERRYSLAPPSDGGMEEHVLSLVKKIVPPLSRNKHKGQDGRIGIIGGCQDYTGAPYFAAISALKVGADLSHVFCTKDAAAVIKSYSPELIVHPVLDGPNAVEEIEKWLPRLHSLVVGPGLGREDFLLKTAKEVIEKSKARDIPIVIDADGLWLVTKQPSVIRGYQKGIVTPNFMEFTRLYETLQHKAVDSVDHRSSVLQLSETLGNVTVLLKGEKDLIADGSTVVACSTEGSARRCGGQGDLLSGSAGVLAHWAHAASQAGLITGVNPSVVAAMGASSLTRQCNRQAFQRHGRSTTTSDMILEIGPVFKNLFER; encoded by the exons ATGAGCAGACGTATTTGTGTACAGTTGACAGCGTTGATACGCACTTCGAGTTTAG TGTTGGAACGCCGCTACAGCCTGGCCCCGCCATCCGACGGGGGCATGGAGGAGCACGTCCTGTCTCTAGTGAAGAAGATAGTCCCTCCGCTGTCCAGAAACAAGCACAAAGGACAAGATGGCCGAATCGGGATCATCGGCGGATGCCAAGA CTACACTGGAGCGCCCTACTTTGCCGCCATCTCCGCATTGAAAGTG GGTGCGGACTTGTCCCACGTGTTCTGCACCAAAGACGCTGCAGCTGTAATCAAATCCTACAGCCCTGAACTCATAGTTCACCCTGTCCT GGACGGTCCTAACGCAGTGGAGGAAATCGAAAAATGGCTCCCGAGACTGCACAGCCTTGTGGTGGGACCCGGTCTAGGGAGAGAGGActtcttattaaaaacagctAAG GAGGTGATAGAGAAGTCCAAAGCAAGAGATATTCCAATCGTAATCGATGCG GACGGCTTATGGCTGGTCACAAAGCAGCCGTCTGTTATTCGGGGCTACCAGAAGGGCATCGTCACGCCCAACTTCATGGAGTTCACGCGACTGTACGAGACGCTG CAACACAAGGCCGTGGACAGCGTCGATCACCGTAGTAGCGTCCTGCAGCTCAGCGAAACCTTGGGAAACGTCACCGTGTTGCTCAAAGGAGAGAAGGATCTCATTGCAGATGGCAGCACTG tGGTCGCGTGCAGTACAGAGGGGAGCGCAAGGAGATGTGGAGGACAAGGTGATCTTTTGTCTGGATCTGCTGGTGTACTGGCACACTGGGCCCACGCCGCCTCTCAAGCGGGACTGATCACAGG TGTGAACCCGTCGGTGGTGGCAGCGATGGGGGCCTCTTCGCTCACCAGACAGTGCAACAGACAAGCCTTCCAGCGACACGGCAGGTCCACCACCACCTCAGACATGATCCTCGAGATTGGCCCAGTCTTCAAAAATCTATTTGAAAGATGA
- the naxd gene encoding ATP-dependent (S)-NAD(P)H-hydrate dehydratase isoform X4, whose product MNDNMPQPVQKLAFLFVTVTVSILATLFCLNTEVLERRYSLAPPSDGGMEEHVLSLVKKIVPPLSRNKHKGQDGRIGIIGGCQDYTGAPYFAAISALKVGADLSHVFCTKDAAAVIKSYSPELIVHPVLDGPNAVEEIEKWLPRLHSLVVGPGLGREDFLLKTAKEVIEKSKARDIPIVIDADGLWLVTKQPSVIRGYQKGIVTPNFMEFTRLYETLQHKAVDSVDHRSSVLQLSETLGNVTVLLKGEKDLIADGSTVVACSTEGSARRCGGQGDLLSGSAGVLAHWAHAASQAGLITGVNPSVVAAMGASSLTRQCNRQAFQRHGRSTTTSDMILEIGPVFKNLFER is encoded by the exons ATGAATGACAACATGCCGCAGCCCGTTCAGAAGCTCGCCTTCTTGTTTGTCACCGTAACTGTGTCGATTCTCGCCACATTGTTCTGTTTGAACACGGAAG TGTTGGAACGCCGCTACAGCCTGGCCCCGCCATCCGACGGGGGCATGGAGGAGCACGTCCTGTCTCTAGTGAAGAAGATAGTCCCTCCGCTGTCCAGAAACAAGCACAAAGGACAAGATGGCCGAATCGGGATCATCGGCGGATGCCAAGA CTACACTGGAGCGCCCTACTTTGCCGCCATCTCCGCATTGAAAGTG GGTGCGGACTTGTCCCACGTGTTCTGCACCAAAGACGCTGCAGCTGTAATCAAATCCTACAGCCCTGAACTCATAGTTCACCCTGTCCT GGACGGTCCTAACGCAGTGGAGGAAATCGAAAAATGGCTCCCGAGACTGCACAGCCTTGTGGTGGGACCCGGTCTAGGGAGAGAGGActtcttattaaaaacagctAAG GAGGTGATAGAGAAGTCCAAAGCAAGAGATATTCCAATCGTAATCGATGCG GACGGCTTATGGCTGGTCACAAAGCAGCCGTCTGTTATTCGGGGCTACCAGAAGGGCATCGTCACGCCCAACTTCATGGAGTTCACGCGACTGTACGAGACGCTG CAACACAAGGCCGTGGACAGCGTCGATCACCGTAGTAGCGTCCTGCAGCTCAGCGAAACCTTGGGAAACGTCACCGTGTTGCTCAAAGGAGAGAAGGATCTCATTGCAGATGGCAGCACTG tGGTCGCGTGCAGTACAGAGGGGAGCGCAAGGAGATGTGGAGGACAAGGTGATCTTTTGTCTGGATCTGCTGGTGTACTGGCACACTGGGCCCACGCCGCCTCTCAAGCGGGACTGATCACAGG TGTGAACCCGTCGGTGGTGGCAGCGATGGGGGCCTCTTCGCTCACCAGACAGTGCAACAGACAAGCCTTCCAGCGACACGGCAGGTCCACCACCACCTCAGACATGATCCTCGAGATTGGCCCAGTCTTCAAAAATCTATTTGAAAGATGA
- the rab20 gene encoding ras-related protein Rab-20 produces MPESSKMRKPDVKVVLLGDMNVGKTSLLHRYTEKKFKDTISTVGGAFFLKQWGPYNVSIWDTAGREQFHGLGSMYCRGAAAVILTYDVTNWQSLAELEERFLSLTDTANHDCIYAVVGNKADLTDTKAQLSQETMDANPTESEEDRSDLLSACPTPPASPVFIPSVTFPKQVTREDALAFYGRILRYKGSDEKSSLPAEKMCFETSAKTGYNVDALFEALFDLVLASMLRKRNENQQSATVDLEVCRGGGKRSRSGCC; encoded by the exons ATGCCCGAGTCTTCGAAGATGAGGAAGCCCGATGTGAAAGTGGTTCTCCTGGGCGACATGAACGTGGGCAAGACGTCTCTTCTTCACAGGTACACGGAGAAGAAGTTCAAAGACACCATCAGCACCGTCGGAGGGGCGTTCTTCCTCAAGCAGTGGGGACCCTACAACGTCTCCATATGGGACACCGCTG GCCGGGAACAGTTCCACGGCTTGGGCTCCATGTACTGTCGCGGTGCCGCCGCTGTCATCCTAACTTACGACGTCACCAACTGGCAGAGCCTGGCCGAGCTGGAGGAGCGCTTCCTGTCCCTGACGGACACGGCCAATCACGACTGTATTTACGCCGTCGTGGGCAACAAGGCCGACCTGACGGACACTAAAGCACAGCTGTCTCAGGAGACGATGGACGCGAATCCAACGGAATCCGAGGAGGACAGATCAGATTTGCTGTCGGCTTGCCCCACGCCCCCCGCCTCGCCCGTGTTCATCCCCAGCGTCACGTTTCCCAAGCAAGTCACCCGTGAGGACGCGTTGGCTTTCTACGGGCGGATACTTCGCTACAAGGGCTCGGACGAGAAGAGCAGCCTGCCCGCCGAGAAGATGTGCTTCGAGACCAGCGCCAAGACCGGTTACAACGTGGACGCTCTGTTCGAGGCGCTTTTCGATCTGGTGCTGGCCTCCATGCTGAGAAAGAGGAACGAGAACCAGCAGTCTGCCACCGTGGACTTGGAAGTGTGCAGAGGCGGCGGCAAACGGAGCCGATCGGGCTGCTGCTAG